A genomic stretch from Theropithecus gelada isolate Dixy chromosome 2, Tgel_1.0, whole genome shotgun sequence includes:
- the LOC112618232 gene encoding atherin-like, with product MALQEPHMAAPPAALGPGAQSLGQGQTGRRSPPCSCGPTRPGPEGARAAPLGAGSAPVRQLRTPPAGCRRCPAGQPAACPSPTTPPHPASARAATTQASVAPALRNETCGPQAAERQGRGLRQTEGAHCSTRQGAGLRARRSPSRSQAA from the coding sequence ATGGCGCTTCAAGAACCACACATGGCTGCCCCACCGGCAGCCCTGGGGCCAGGCGCTCAGTCCCTAGGCCAGGGTCAGACTGGGCGCCGCAGCCCGCCCTGCTCCTGCGGCCCGACCAGACCCGGGCCGGAAGGGGCCCGAGCGGCCCCCTTGGGAGCTGGCAGCGCCCCCGTCCGCCAACTCAGGACGCCCCCGGCCGGCTGCCGCCGCTGTCCCGCCGGGCAGCCTGCCGCCTGCCCCAGCCCTACAACCCCGCCCCACCCGGCCTCCGCCCGAGCTGCGACCACTCAGGCCTCCGTGGCGCCCGCCCTCCGGAACGAGACCTGCGGCCCGCAGGCCGCAGAGCGGCAGGGGCGGGGCCTGCGCCAAACGGAAGGCGCCCATTGCTCGACCCGGCAAGGGGCGGGACTCCGAGCAAGACGGAGCCCGTCTCGTAGCCAAGCGGCTTAG